The following coding sequences lie in one Methanopyrus sp. SNP6 genomic window:
- a CDS encoding V-type ATP synthase subunit D, protein MTQEILEDVNPTRMELLKLQDRIELAKKGHKLLKEKRDALIMEFFEMVKRASEIRERAVEKLMEAYSKLAASKVTLGEIGVERASMATGEEIKVDIGSRNVMGVVVPIIERVSEDGGSKVVYGFADTSGALDEAMRAFTEAIDAVLELAEIEETLRLMAEEIERTKRRVNALEHIVIPRLENTEKYIEMKLDEQERENFVRLKRVKDLIERKKLREELEQVVEEEIEFPSFE, encoded by the coding sequence GTGACTCAGGAGATCCTAGAGGACGTCAATCCTACCAGGATGGAATTACTGAAACTCCAGGACAGAATCGAACTGGCGAAGAAGGGCCACAAGCTACTCAAGGAGAAGCGAGACGCCCTCATCATGGAGTTCTTCGAGATGGTGAAACGCGCCTCCGAGATCAGGGAGCGAGCCGTCGAGAAGTTGATGGAGGCGTACAGCAAGTTGGCTGCTTCCAAGGTGACCTTAGGTGAGATCGGAGTGGAGCGCGCCTCTATGGCCACAGGCGAGGAGATCAAGGTAGATATAGGATCAAGGAACGTGATGGGTGTAGTTGTACCGATCATCGAGCGCGTAAGCGAAGATGGCGGTTCGAAGGTTGTCTATGGCTTCGCCGACACGTCCGGCGCACTCGATGAGGCGATGCGAGCCTTCACGGAGGCTATCGACGCCGTGCTGGAGCTGGCCGAAATCGAGGAAACCCTACGTCTCATGGCCGAGGAAATCGAACGCACTAAGCGCAGGGTGAACGCGTTAGAACATATAGTCATCCCGCGCCTCGAGAACACCGAGAAGTACATCGAGATGAAACTCGACGAGCAGGAGAGGGAGAACTTCGTACGGCTGAAGCGTGTGAAGGACTTGATCGAACGGAAGAAGTTGAGAGAGGAACTCGAGCAGGTCGTCGAAGAAGAGATCGAATTCCCATCCTTCGAGTGA
- a CDS encoding DUF22 domain-containing protein, with translation MVFVSVAKRKVTERVRRRREPYDFKTDTFEGRFKPLIAAEDVTVEEGEDVIIKVEPIEIPPHTMVLLSPYARNPYGHVLAVAEEFPKMMELGRKVEQVYFVAVRHGRIRKGDVLGVLILIELKGEE, from the coding sequence ATGGTCTTCGTCAGCGTCGCCAAGAGGAAAGTCACTGAACGTGTCCGCCGGCGCCGCGAGCCATACGACTTCAAAACCGATACGTTCGAGGGGCGGTTTAAGCCACTGATAGCGGCCGAGGATGTGACCGTCGAAGAAGGTGAGGACGTCATTATTAAGGTAGAACCGATTGAAATTCCACCTCATACAATGGTACTACTGTCACCGTACGCCCGGAATCCCTACGGCCACGTTCTAGCCGTAGCCGAGGAGTTTCCCAAAATGATGGAACTGGGTCGGAAGGTGGAACAAGTGTACTTCGTCGCCGTAAGACACGGTCGAATTCGTAAGGGTGACGTGCTGGGAGTGCTCATACTGATCGAGTTGAAAGGTGAAGAGTGA
- a CDS encoding DUF61 family protein: MRGESRLDRYVIKEILRINRHLPRRRKTLEELLREERPHVVNRDGTKHYFDRDELERLADVLPRYLHGRLKLPILIELGYSGAAVIRGKAEVRVVCEVLGEEWRFSQDRVELNMFEVRKLRREFPTATQYMFSSEHIVGRPKVERRR; the protein is encoded by the coding sequence ATGCGCGGCGAGTCGCGCCTCGACAGGTACGTGATCAAGGAAATACTCCGAATCAACCGACACCTACCTCGACGTCGTAAGACCCTTGAAGAGCTGTTGAGGGAAGAGAGACCGCACGTTGTTAACCGGGACGGTACCAAGCACTACTTTGACCGGGATGAGCTGGAACGCCTCGCCGACGTATTACCACGGTATCTTCACGGCCGCCTCAAGCTCCCGATACTCATCGAGCTTGGATACTCGGGAGCAGCGGTGATCCGTGGTAAGGCGGAAGTTCGGGTAGTGTGTGAGGTGCTCGGTGAGGAGTGGCGGTTTTCCCAAGATCGAGTGGAGCTGAACATGTTCGAAGTTCGAAAGCTCCGCCGCGAATTCCCTACAGCTACCCAGTACATGTTCAGCTCCGAGCATATCGTGGGGAGGCCGAAAGTTGAGAGAAGAAGATAA
- a CDS encoding histone-like protein, with protein MAVELPKAAIERIFRQGIGERRLSQDAKETIYDFVPAMAEYVANAAKSVLDASGKKTLMEEHLKALADVLMVEDVEDYDGELFGRATVRRILKRAGIERASSDAVDLYNKLICRATEELGETAAEYADEDGRKTVQGEDVEKAITYSMPKGGKF; from the coding sequence ATGGCCGTGGAGTTACCCAAGGCTGCCATCGAAAGGATCTTCCGGCAGGGTATTGGTGAGAGACGCCTGAGCCAGGATGCGAAGGAGACCATCTACGACTTCGTCCCAGCAATGGCGGAGTACGTAGCCAACGCGGCTAAGTCTGTATTAGATGCCTCCGGTAAGAAGACGCTGATGGAGGAGCACCTGAAGGCGCTGGCCGACGTCCTCATGGTGGAAGATGTGGAGGACTACGACGGTGAGCTGTTCGGCCGAGCGACGGTGCGCCGCATCCTAAAGCGAGCTGGGATTGAGAGAGCTAGTTCGGACGCCGTCGACCTGTACAACAAGTTGATCTGCCGTGCCACGGAGGAGCTGGGTGAGACGGCCGCTGAGTACGCGGACGAAGACGGCAGGAAGACCGTGCAGGGAGAAGACGTCGAAAAGGCCATCACATACTCTATGCCCAAAGGTGGGAAATTCTAA